One Solanum stenotomum isolate F172 unplaced genomic scaffold, ASM1918654v1 scaffold27263, whole genome shotgun sequence genomic region harbors:
- the LOC125851572 gene encoding protein YELLOW LEAF 1, choloroplastic-like, with protein sequence MLLTASTTMSVTSLPIVRAGDQCRKQFKPIVSVPACLQPVGMQLQLNNNRRSLRCPVQERRASIICAAALNARCAEGQTQTVTRESSTITVAPVQGKEKSPDLDDGGTGFPPRDDDGGGGGGGGGGGHWKGGFFFFGFLAFLGLLKDQEEEGPYRDQRRR encoded by the exons ATGTTGTTAACTGCCAGTACCACCATGAGTGTAACTTCTTTGCCAATAG TGAGAGCAGGGGATCAATGCCGGAAGCAATTCAAGCCAATAGTATCAGTTCCAGCTTGCCTCCAACCGGTTGGCATGCAGTTACAACTCAATAACAATAGAAGAAGCTTGAGATGTCCTGTTCAAGAAAGGCGTGCTTCAATAATATGTGCTGCTGCTCTG AATGCAAGATGTGCTGAAGGCCAGACACAGACAGTTACACGAGAATCATCAACCATTACAGTTGCACCAGTTCAAG GAAAGGAGAAATCCCCTGACCTGGATGATGGTGGGACTGGATTTCCCCCTCGTGATGATGATGGAGGCGGAGGTGGAGGTGGGGGTGGTGGAGGCCATTGGAAAGGTGGGTTCTTCTTTTTCGGGTTTCTTGCTTTCCTAGGCTTGTTGAAGGACCAGGAAGAGGAAGGACCCTACCGGGACCAacggagaagatga